In Leptospira stimsonii, a single window of DNA contains:
- a CDS encoding acyl-CoA dehydrogenase family protein codes for MNFTFSEDELMFINLFSDFCKKEIEPYAEEADRKKEIPRSHFHKLAQIGYIGLPHEEEYGGQNAGTFRSLLSMQALGKACGSTFFSVGASGGLFGLPIHHFGKEEQKKKYLPEINQGTKIGSLGITEPDSGSDVSAIKTVAKEISKGVYQLSGQKTYITNSPIADYCLVLSRVQDLNGKEKGLTHFFVDLNSKGVQRSAPMEKLGLKASQTGALFFEDVEVSTEDILGTLGKGFRQTMQTFNMERLSLAAWSIGLMESCLEESKSFSSTRRSFGKPIAQHQSVGNLLAEIYTKLEASRWFTYNVAWEMEEADKLGKGNMHLSGKCASCKLFATTSAREVTNLAVQIHGGAGFMEEYKVSRLYRDVRLGEIGGGTSEIQKLIIAGSIMKN; via the coding sequence ATGAACTTTACATTTTCAGAAGATGAACTAATGTTCATTAATTTATTCTCCGATTTCTGCAAAAAAGAAATCGAACCATATGCCGAGGAAGCGGACAGAAAAAAGGAAATCCCAAGATCACACTTTCATAAACTCGCTCAGATCGGGTATATAGGATTACCGCACGAAGAAGAATATGGAGGTCAAAACGCCGGAACGTTTCGCTCTTTGCTTTCCATGCAAGCATTAGGTAAGGCTTGCGGTTCCACTTTTTTTTCCGTAGGAGCGTCCGGGGGACTCTTCGGTTTACCCATTCATCATTTTGGAAAAGAAGAACAGAAGAAAAAGTATCTGCCTGAAATCAATCAAGGAACGAAGATCGGATCATTAGGAATCACCGAACCCGATTCAGGCTCCGATGTCTCCGCGATTAAAACGGTCGCGAAAGAAATTTCCAAAGGAGTCTATCAACTTTCCGGTCAGAAGACATATATCACAAATTCTCCAATCGCCGACTATTGCCTCGTCCTTTCTCGAGTACAAGATCTCAATGGAAAAGAAAAAGGTCTGACTCATTTTTTCGTCGATCTAAATTCGAAAGGAGTTCAGAGATCGGCTCCGATGGAGAAACTCGGACTCAAGGCGTCTCAAACGGGAGCTCTCTTTTTCGAGGACGTTGAAGTCTCCACCGAGGACATCCTGGGAACTCTCGGAAAAGGTTTTCGTCAGACAATGCAGACATTCAACATGGAACGACTTTCTCTCGCCGCCTGGTCGATCGGACTGATGGAATCTTGTCTGGAAGAATCGAAATCATTCTCTTCCACAAGAAGGAGTTTCGGAAAGCCGATCGCACAACATCAATCAGTCGGAAATCTTTTAGCGGAAATTTACACAAAGCTGGAAGCGTCTCGTTGGTTTACATACAACGTGGCCTGGGAAATGGAAGAAGCGGATAAATTAGGAAAAGGGAATATGCATCTCTCTGGAAAATGCGCATCCTGCAAATTATTCGCTACAACTTCCGCAAGAGAAGTCACAAATCTTGCGGTTCAAATCCACGGAGGAGCCGGCTTCATGGAGGAATACAAGGTTTCTAGACTCTATCGTGACGTCCGCCTCGGTGAAATCGGCGGAGGGACGAGCGAGATCCAGAAACTTATCATCGCAGGAAGCATTATGAAAAATTAA